Proteins from a genomic interval of Streptomyces sp. NBC_00820:
- a CDS encoding VOC family protein: MTLRPGHTGLNVTDLDRSLAFYRDLLGFTLLAEGKEDDRRYAFLGGPDRDGAPVLTLWQQARGAYDDGRAGLHHLAFTAESVDRVRRYESALRDAGVAFAHDGLVAHREGSASGGIFFHDPDGTRLEISVPEGAEGAPAPLGSAPTCGFF; the protein is encoded by the coding sequence ATGACCCTGCGCCCCGGCCACACCGGCCTCAACGTCACCGACCTCGACCGCTCCCTCGCCTTCTACCGGGACCTCCTGGGCTTCACGCTGCTCGCCGAGGGCAAGGAGGACGACCGCCGATACGCCTTCCTCGGCGGACCGGACCGCGACGGCGCCCCCGTGCTCACCCTCTGGCAGCAGGCGCGGGGCGCCTACGACGACGGGCGCGCCGGACTGCACCACCTCGCCTTCACCGCCGAATCGGTGGACCGGGTCCGGCGGTACGAGAGCGCGCTGCGGGATGCGGGCGTGGCCTTCGCCCACGACGGCCTGGTCGCCCACCGGGAGGGCTCCGCCTCCGGCGGGATCTTCTTCCACGACCCCGACGGCACCCGCCTGGAGATCTCCGTCCCCGAGGGCGCCGAGGGTGCCCCCGCCCCGCTCGGCTCCGCTCCGACCTGCGGTTTCTTCTAG
- a CDS encoding TIGR03767 family metallophosphoesterase: MSRTRSVVTSASGVHRRTVLAAAGAVTLSAGVGYALHPTDSHAAATDSQAAAASEAPVAASRKVTPAAPLAPYTKGTTLASVAAPRNSSGYRRLGDGPGWKRVVRGELAAAKSGRADRRTALAAFVQFTDLHLMDVQHPLRLEYLRSHDPHAWRPHEALTVPGAVSLVERVNALRGAPVTGAPLHFVMTTGDNTDNNAHSELEWFMKVMSGGRITPNTGDPRHYEGVQNSGLKLYWQPDSTTRDGDKALGFPHLKGFLAASGREVRSPGLNLPWYSTVGNHDALPLGCYGSHADPYLAEAAIGGKKLMSVSAADARKLQDAIKNAKDPRGGGYRDFLRAHARAMRSVTPDEKRAPYTQADYLKAHLDPAHQGHGPAGHGYSSANLDAGTQYYAFRVSGDVIGISLDTTDAGGHYDGSIGTAQLTWLARTLKENKDAYAIVFSHHTSKTMTNTRSDPARPGERRHDGAEVVSVLSAHPGVLAWVNGHIHKNVITPHKASGGRSFWEISTASHVDHPQLARVVEVVDNKDGTLSLFTTLIESAAPHRTDYTDLTQTGLAALYRELSFNAPGANKTLAGAAADRNTELVLKKG, translated from the coding sequence ATGTCGCGCACACGCTCTGTCGTCACCTCCGCTTCGGGGGTCCACCGCCGTACCGTCCTCGCCGCCGCCGGAGCGGTCACCCTCTCCGCGGGCGTCGGCTACGCCCTGCACCCCACCGACAGCCACGCCGCCGCCACCGACAGCCAGGCCGCCGCGGCCTCCGAGGCGCCCGTCGCCGCCTCCCGCAAGGTCACCCCGGCGGCCCCGCTCGCCCCCTACACCAAGGGCACCACGCTCGCCTCCGTCGCCGCCCCCCGGAACAGCTCCGGCTACCGGCGCCTGGGCGACGGCCCCGGCTGGAAGCGGGTCGTGCGCGGCGAGCTGGCCGCCGCCAAGTCCGGGCGCGCGGACCGCCGTACGGCGCTCGCCGCGTTCGTGCAGTTCACCGACCTGCATCTGATGGACGTCCAGCACCCGCTGCGCCTGGAGTACCTGCGCTCCCACGACCCGCACGCCTGGCGCCCGCACGAGGCGCTGACCGTGCCCGGCGCCGTCTCACTCGTCGAGCGGGTCAACGCGCTGCGCGGCGCCCCCGTCACCGGAGCCCCGCTGCACTTCGTCATGACCACCGGCGACAACACCGACAACAACGCCCACTCCGAACTGGAGTGGTTCATGAAGGTGATGAGCGGCGGCCGCATCACCCCGAACACCGGTGACCCCCGGCACTACGAGGGCGTGCAGAACAGCGGCCTCAAGCTGTACTGGCAGCCCGACTCCACCACCCGCGACGGCGACAAGGCACTCGGCTTCCCGCACCTGAAGGGCTTCCTGGCCGCCTCCGGACGCGAGGTGCGCAGCCCCGGCCTCAACCTGCCCTGGTACTCCACCGTCGGCAACCACGACGCCCTCCCGCTCGGCTGCTACGGCTCCCACGCCGACCCCTACCTCGCCGAGGCGGCCATCGGCGGCAAGAAACTGATGAGCGTCTCCGCAGCCGACGCCAGGAAGCTCCAGGACGCCATCAAGAACGCCAAGGACCCCAGGGGCGGCGGCTACCGGGACTTCCTCAGGGCCCACGCCCGCGCCATGCGCTCCGTCACCCCGGACGAGAAGCGGGCCCCCTACACCCAGGCCGACTACCTCAAGGCCCACCTCGACCCCGCCCACCAGGGCCACGGCCCGGCCGGCCACGGCTACTCCTCGGCCAACCTCGACGCGGGCACCCAGTACTACGCCTTCCGCGTCTCCGGCGACGTCATCGGCATCAGCCTCGACACCACCGACGCCGGCGGCCACTACGACGGCTCGATCGGCACCGCCCAGCTGACCTGGCTGGCCAGGACGCTCAAGGAGAACAAGGACGCGTACGCGATCGTCTTCAGCCACCACACCAGCAAGACGATGACCAACACCCGTTCCGACCCGGCCCGCCCCGGCGAGCGGCGCCACGACGGCGCCGAGGTCGTCTCCGTGCTGAGCGCGCACCCGGGCGTCCTGGCCTGGGTGAACGGGCACATCCACAAGAACGTCATCACCCCGCACAAGGCCTCGGGCGGCCGCTCCTTCTGGGAGATCTCCACCGCCTCGCACGTCGACCACCCCCAGCTCGCCCGCGTCGTCGAGGTGGTGGACAACAAGGACGGCACGCTCTCCCTCTTCACCACCCTGATCGAGTCCGCCGCCCCGCACCGCACCGACTACACCGACCTCACCCAGACGGGCCTGGCCGCCCTGTACCGGGAGCTGTCCTTCAACGCCCCCGGGGCCAACAAGACCCTCGCGGGAGCGGCGGCGGACCGGAACACGGAGCTGGTGCTGAAGAAGGGCTGA
- a CDS encoding NUDIX hydrolase: MRRKVRVAAYAVCVRDGQVLLARSPAPGGGHEWVLPGGGMEFGEDPYDTVRRELLEETGYRVEVTGFLGVDSRRVTVPGRLGRRTVDHHGVRLVYAAEVTGGELRNEVDGSTDLAAWQYLDALSGLTRIPLVDSALRLWRERPPAGHLTSSAHPLPQEMNEE; encoded by the coding sequence ATGCGAAGGAAGGTGAGGGTGGCGGCCTACGCCGTGTGCGTCCGTGACGGACAGGTCCTGCTCGCCCGCTCACCGGCCCCCGGCGGTGGCCACGAGTGGGTGCTGCCCGGCGGTGGCATGGAGTTCGGCGAGGACCCCTACGACACCGTCCGCCGCGAACTCCTGGAGGAGACCGGCTACCGCGTCGAGGTCACCGGATTCCTCGGCGTCGACTCCCGCCGGGTGACCGTGCCCGGCCGGCTCGGCCGCCGGACCGTCGACCACCACGGCGTACGGCTGGTCTACGCGGCAGAGGTCACCGGCGGCGAACTCCGCAACGAGGTCGACGGCTCCACCGACCTCGCCGCCTGGCAGTACCTGGACGCCCTGTCCGGCCTGACCCGGATCCCGCTCGTCGACAGCGCGCTGCGCCTGTGGCGCGAACGCCCGCCGGCCGGCCATCTGACCTCTTCGGCCCACCCCCTACCCCAGGAGATGAACGAGGAGTGA
- a CDS encoding aspartate-semialdehyde dehydrogenase, whose amino-acid sequence MRVGIVGATGQVGTVMRRILKERNFPVTELRLFASARSAGTVLDGVTVEDAATADYAGLDIVLFSAGGTTSKALAEKVAAQGAVVIDNSSAWRKDPEVPLVVSEVNPHAIADRPKGIIANPNCTTMAAMPVLKPLHEEAGLEALVVATYQAVSGSGLAGVAELHGQTQKVVADADKLTHDGSAVDFPEPGVYKRPIAFNVLPLAGSIVDDGLNETDEEQKLRNESRKILEIPGLKVSGTCVRVPVFSGHSLQVNARFARPLSPERATELLAKAPGVVLSDIPTPLQAAGQDPCFVGRIRRDETVDNGLALFVSGDNLRKGAALNAVQIAELVAAELSAK is encoded by the coding sequence GTGAGGGTCGGAATCGTCGGAGCCACCGGTCAGGTCGGCACGGTCATGCGCAGGATCCTCAAGGAGCGGAACTTTCCCGTCACCGAGCTGCGTCTGTTCGCCTCCGCCCGCTCGGCCGGCACCGTGCTGGACGGCGTGACGGTGGAGGACGCGGCGACCGCCGACTACGCGGGCCTCGACATCGTCCTGTTCTCGGCCGGCGGAACCACCTCCAAGGCGCTGGCGGAGAAGGTCGCCGCCCAGGGCGCGGTCGTCATCGACAACTCCTCGGCGTGGCGCAAGGACCCCGAGGTCCCGCTGGTGGTCTCCGAGGTGAACCCGCACGCGATCGCGGACCGCCCCAAGGGCATCATCGCCAACCCGAACTGCACCACCATGGCCGCGATGCCGGTCCTGAAGCCGCTGCACGAGGAGGCCGGCCTGGAGGCGCTGGTCGTCGCCACCTACCAGGCGGTGTCCGGCTCCGGCCTCGCGGGCGTTGCCGAGCTGCACGGCCAGACGCAGAAGGTCGTCGCGGACGCCGACAAGCTCACCCACGACGGCTCGGCGGTCGACTTCCCCGAGCCGGGCGTCTACAAGCGCCCGATCGCCTTCAACGTGCTCCCGCTGGCGGGCTCGATCGTCGACGACGGTCTGAACGAGACCGACGAGGAGCAGAAGCTGCGCAACGAGTCCCGCAAGATCCTGGAGATCCCGGGTCTGAAGGTCTCCGGCACCTGTGTGCGCGTCCCCGTCTTCTCCGGGCACTCCCTCCAGGTCAACGCCCGCTTCGCCCGCCCGCTCTCCCCGGAGCGCGCGACCGAGCTGCTGGCGAAGGCCCCGGGTGTCGTCCTGTCCGACATCCCCACCCCCCTCCAGGCGGCCGGCCAGGACCCCTGCTTCGTCGGGCGGATCCGCCGCGACGAGACGGTGGACAACGGCCTGGCCCTGTTCGTGTCCGGCGACAACCTCCGCAAGGGCGCCGCGCTGAACGCGGTCCAGATCGCGGAGCTGGTCGCCGCGGAGCTGTCCGCGAAGTAG
- a CDS encoding S8 family serine peptidase, whose amino-acid sequence MTHTSERDPISGPRRVARIAVAVGVLAALSAAGPVPLALAADQPPATADPAVKSAHDKLGSDDADLLAEARADGTKNVTMMIATKPGQTEQVAGELDAVKGGSVGRTYDKLGYVRATVPTARAQSAIAAAAKLSSVQAIDLRQEIQLDDPTPSADTAQGAKAGAAAGTYSAPGKNTPAENPYNPSFETGAVDFVKEHPKADGRGVTIGILDSGVDLGHPALQKTSTGERKIVDWVTSTDPIVDSDATWRPMVTAVSGPSFTAGGLSWTAPAGSYEFSTFKESATTGGDEAGDLDRDGDTTDSWGVLYDPAAGTVTLDLNNNHDFTDDTPMKPYKDGYQVGYFGTDNPATDVVERVPFVVQIRKDVPMDPFGGTWVGKKADFVNIGVIESEHGTHVAGITSANGLFGGKMNGAAPGAKIVSSRACTWTGGCTNVALTEGMLDLVVNRGVDIVNMSIGGLPALNDGNNARSALYTRLIDTYGVQLVISAGNSGPGANTIGDPGLADKVISVGAGISKATWAANYGSAVETKYAMMPFSSRGPREDGGFTPTLVAPGAAINTTQTWLPGAPVAESGYTLPAGYSMLQGTSMASPQATGASALLLSAAKQKGIALTPATLRTALTSTADHIPGVQAYEEGAGRINVVDAWDSIKDGATSHDAAPMNYAVKAPVDTAIDFALKTPGFGTGLYDREGGLKAGQKKTYDVTITRTSGPDKPVRHELYFANNAEHTFRILGDDVVGLPLNQPVTVKVQAAPKSAGLKSAILEVDDPRTEGTDQQVLTTVVVSTPVNYAWSASGSVQRNSTRSYFLTVPEGAKSLEVAIGGLKDKSQTRFIAIHPYGTPVDDTSTPKCYNNYLDGNGCKPDVRSYADPQPGVWEVEVEARRTSPLLDNPYKLDATVLGAAFDPETVTVPEAKVGTPATASWKVTNAYAALDGKLVGGPLGSSKTARPAVKEGDTQTTTVDVPAGAKSLDVAIGGVSDTAADLDLTVYDASGKQVAQSADGDSEEAVSIPSPAAGTYTIEVVGYSVPAGSTDYDYRDVFFSPTLGTVTVDDSAPVKLGTGDSATVSGQVTAAAEAPAGREFFGRVQLVNARGTVAGTGSVKIEKVTP is encoded by the coding sequence ATGACCCATACCTCCGAGCGCGATCCGATATCCGGCCCGAGACGCGTGGCCCGCATAGCCGTGGCCGTGGGTGTGCTGGCCGCCCTCTCCGCGGCCGGGCCGGTCCCGCTGGCCCTCGCCGCGGACCAGCCGCCCGCCACGGCCGACCCCGCCGTCAAGTCCGCGCACGACAAGCTCGGTTCGGACGACGCCGACCTCCTCGCCGAGGCCAGGGCGGACGGCACCAAGAACGTCACCATGATGATCGCGACGAAGCCCGGGCAGACCGAGCAGGTCGCCGGCGAGCTGGACGCGGTCAAGGGCGGCTCGGTGGGCCGCACCTACGACAAGCTCGGATACGTCCGCGCCACCGTCCCGACGGCCAGGGCGCAGTCGGCCATCGCCGCCGCCGCGAAGCTGTCCTCGGTGCAGGCCATCGACCTGAGGCAGGAGATCCAGCTCGACGACCCGACGCCGAGCGCGGACACCGCCCAGGGCGCCAAGGCGGGTGCCGCGGCGGGCACTTACTCCGCTCCGGGCAAGAACACCCCGGCGGAGAACCCGTACAACCCGTCCTTCGAGACCGGTGCCGTCGACTTCGTGAAGGAGCACCCGAAGGCGGACGGCCGGGGTGTCACCATCGGCATCCTCGACTCCGGCGTCGACCTCGGCCACCCGGCGCTGCAGAAGACCTCCACCGGCGAGCGGAAGATCGTCGACTGGGTCACCTCGACGGACCCGATCGTCGACAGCGACGCCACCTGGCGCCCGATGGTCACCGCGGTCTCCGGGCCCTCCTTCACCGCCGGCGGCCTGTCCTGGACCGCGCCCGCGGGCTCGTACGAGTTCAGCACCTTCAAGGAGTCGGCCACCACCGGCGGCGACGAGGCGGGCGACCTCGACCGGGACGGCGACACCACCGACAGCTGGGGCGTGCTGTACGACCCGGCGGCCGGCACGGTCACGCTGGACCTGAACAACAACCACGACTTCACCGACGACACGCCGATGAAGCCGTACAAGGACGGTTACCAGGTCGGCTACTTCGGCACCGACAACCCGGCGACCGACGTCGTCGAGCGGGTGCCGTTCGTCGTGCAGATCCGCAAGGACGTCCCCATGGACCCCTTCGGCGGGACCTGGGTCGGCAAGAAGGCCGACTTCGTCAACATCGGCGTCATCGAGTCCGAGCACGGCACCCACGTCGCCGGCATCACCTCCGCCAACGGCCTGTTCGGCGGGAAGATGAACGGCGCCGCCCCCGGCGCGAAGATCGTCTCCTCGCGCGCCTGCACCTGGACCGGCGGCTGCACCAACGTCGCGCTCACCGAGGGCATGCTCGACCTGGTCGTCAACCGGGGCGTCGACATCGTCAACATGTCGATAGGCGGCCTGCCGGCGCTGAACGACGGCAACAACGCGCGCTCCGCGCTGTACACCCGGCTCATCGACACCTACGGCGTCCAGCTCGTGATCTCCGCGGGCAACTCCGGCCCCGGCGCCAACACCATCGGCGACCCCGGCCTGGCCGACAAGGTGATCTCGGTCGGTGCGGGCATCTCCAAGGCGACCTGGGCCGCGAACTACGGCTCGGCGGTGGAGACGAAGTACGCGATGATGCCGTTCTCCTCGCGCGGCCCGCGTGAGGACGGCGGTTTCACCCCGACTCTGGTCGCGCCCGGCGCCGCGATCAACACCACCCAGACCTGGCTGCCCGGCGCCCCGGTCGCCGAGTCCGGCTACACGCTGCCGGCCGGCTACTCCATGCTCCAGGGCACCTCGATGGCCTCCCCGCAGGCGACGGGCGCCTCGGCGCTGCTGCTGTCCGCCGCGAAGCAGAAGGGCATCGCCCTGACGCCCGCCACCCTGCGCACGGCACTGACCTCGACCGCCGACCACATCCCCGGTGTGCAGGCGTACGAGGAGGGCGCGGGCCGGATCAACGTCGTGGACGCCTGGGACTCCATCAAGGACGGCGCCACCTCGCACGACGCCGCGCCCATGAACTACGCCGTCAAGGCCCCGGTCGACACCGCGATCGACTTCGCCCTGAAGACCCCGGGCTTCGGCACCGGCCTGTACGACCGCGAGGGCGGCCTGAAGGCGGGCCAGAAGAAGACGTACGACGTCACGATCACCCGCACCTCCGGCCCGGACAAGCCCGTCCGGCACGAGCTGTACTTCGCGAACAACGCCGAGCACACCTTCCGGATCCTCGGTGACGACGTCGTCGGCCTGCCGCTGAACCAGCCGGTGACCGTCAAGGTCCAGGCGGCCCCGAAGTCGGCGGGCCTCAAGAGCGCGATCCTCGAGGTCGACGACCCGCGCACGGAGGGCACCGACCAGCAGGTCCTCACCACCGTCGTCGTCTCCACCCCGGTGAACTACGCCTGGTCGGCGTCGGGTTCGGTGCAGCGCAACAGCACTCGCTCGTACTTCCTGACCGTGCCCGAGGGCGCGAAGTCGCTGGAGGTCGCGATCGGCGGGCTGAAGGACAAGAGCCAGACCCGGTTCATCGCCATCCACCCGTACGGCACTCCGGTCGACGACACCTCCACGCCGAAGTGCTACAACAACTACCTCGACGGCAACGGCTGCAAGCCCGACGTGCGTTCCTACGCCGACCCGCAGCCCGGCGTCTGGGAGGTCGAGGTCGAGGCGCGCCGCACCTCGCCGCTGCTCGACAACCCGTACAAGCTGGACGCCACCGTGCTCGGCGCGGCCTTCGACCCGGAGACCGTGACCGTGCCCGAGGCGAAGGTCGGCACCCCGGCCACCGCCTCCTGGAAGGTGACGAACGCGTACGCCGCCCTGGACGGCAAGCTGGTCGGCGGCCCGCTCGGCTCCTCCAAGACGGCCCGCCCGGCAGTCAAGGAGGGCGACACGCAGACCACCACGGTGGACGTGCCGGCCGGCGCCAAGTCCCTGGACGTCGCGATCGGCGGGGTCTCCGACACCGCCGCCGACCTCGACCTGACCGTGTACGACGCGAGCGGCAAGCAGGTCGCGCAGTCCGCGGACGGCGACTCGGAGGAGGCGGTCTCCATCCCGTCCCCGGCCGCCGGCACCTACACCATCGAGGTCGTGGGCTACTCGGTCCCGGCCGGCTCGACCGACTACGACTACCGGGACGTGTTCTTCTCCCCCACCCTCGGTACCGTCACGGTCGACGACTCGGCCCCGGTCAAGCTCGGCACCGGCGACTCGGCCACGGTGAGCGGCCAGGTCACCGCCGCCGCCGAGGCCCCGGCCGGCCGCGAGTTCTTCGGCCGGGTCCAGCTGGTGAACGCCCGCGGCACGGTCGCGGGCACCGGCAGCGTGAAGATCGAGAAGGTCACGCCGTAA
- a CDS encoding GNAT family N-acetyltransferase — protein sequence MHPRSPASGPAPVPEADQKTATPPARTSGHTGPAGPAGAVATVALRPVGETDLPMLARFLVDPAAAGPFQWYGYADPARFRRHWVENGLLGEDGGQLIVMGDGQPAGFVAWRRVVVSPSSHCWNMGAQLMPEACGRGIGTRAQQQLVRYLFSNTPVMRIEADTEAGNVAEQRALEKAGFTREGVRRAIVFRDGKWRDGISYSVLRDDPLPAGV from the coding sequence ATGCATCCACGTTCCCCCGCTTCCGGACCCGCCCCCGTACCCGAAGCCGACCAGAAGACGGCCACCCCGCCGGCCAGAACCAGCGGACACACCGGACCCGCCGGACCCGCCGGGGCGGTGGCGACCGTCGCGCTGCGTCCCGTCGGTGAGACCGACCTGCCGATGCTGGCGCGGTTCCTCGTCGACCCCGCCGCGGCCGGCCCCTTCCAGTGGTACGGCTACGCGGACCCGGCACGCTTTCGCCGCCACTGGGTGGAGAACGGGCTGCTGGGGGAGGACGGCGGACAGCTGATCGTCATGGGCGACGGGCAGCCGGCCGGGTTCGTCGCCTGGCGGAGGGTGGTGGTCTCGCCGTCCTCCCACTGCTGGAACATGGGGGCCCAGCTGATGCCCGAGGCCTGTGGGCGCGGCATCGGCACCCGGGCCCAGCAGCAGCTCGTCCGTTACCTCTTCTCGAACACCCCCGTGATGCGGATCGAGGCGGACACCGAGGCCGGGAACGTCGCCGAGCAGCGGGCTCTGGAGAAGGCCGGCTTCACCCGCGAGGGCGTACGGCGTGCCATCGTCTTCCGGGACGGGAAGTGGCGGGACGGCATCTCCTACAGCGTGCTGCGCGACGACCCGCTGCCCGCCGGCGTGTGA
- a CDS encoding CGNR zinc finger domain-containing protein — translation MPAAARDPRPLTGEPLALDLLNTRWNTEGSGRDLLDDAEGLAVWLAANGLDGAHPAGPDVLRHLRQAREALRTAVDGSPREGAPLVDAVLAHGRVRVRLTADGAAEEPEFADPSWGPAWLAARNYLDLLAKAPDRIRVCAHETCVLHFFDTSRNGTRRWCSMAACGNRAKASRHYARAKES, via the coding sequence ATGCCCGCTGCCGCTCGCGATCCACGCCCGCTCACCGGTGAGCCCCTCGCGCTCGACCTGCTCAACACCCGCTGGAACACGGAGGGCTCGGGCCGGGACCTGCTCGACGACGCCGAGGGGCTCGCGGTGTGGCTGGCGGCCAACGGGCTCGACGGCGCCCACCCGGCCGGCCCGGACGTGCTGCGGCACCTGCGCCAGGCGCGCGAGGCGCTGCGGACCGCGGTGGACGGGTCACCGCGGGAGGGGGCGCCGCTCGTGGACGCCGTACTGGCACACGGGCGCGTCCGGGTCCGGCTGACCGCCGACGGCGCCGCCGAGGAGCCCGAGTTCGCCGACCCGTCCTGGGGGCCGGCGTGGCTCGCCGCCCGGAACTACCTGGACCTGCTCGCGAAGGCCCCGGACCGGATCCGCGTGTGCGCGCACGAGACATGCGTCCTGCACTTCTTCGACACGTCCCGCAACGGCACCCGCCGCTGGTGCTCGATGGCTGCCTGCGGCAACCGCGCGAAGGCGTCCCGGCATTACGCCCGCGCGAAGGAAAGCTGA
- a CDS encoding RNA polymerase sigma factor — translation MLRGGARRKERVHAGADDRVGEDPLDAAQERRVRAVLALGGVPQTDLPDGVQQVRLRLLERAANGHEAPRDVSAWAAVVASNLAMDWHRAKRRQERLGERLASLREPAHPSGEETSLLSLAVARGLDELPGAQRQVVVLRFFADLPVRAIAEELGIPEGTVKSRLHTAVRALRERLHEDEVV, via the coding sequence GTGCTGCGCGGAGGGGCGCGCCGTAAGGAGAGAGTGCACGCCGGTGCGGACGACCGCGTCGGCGAGGACCCGCTGGACGCGGCCCAGGAGCGCCGGGTGCGGGCGGTGCTCGCGCTCGGCGGGGTGCCGCAGACGGACCTGCCGGACGGGGTGCAGCAGGTACGGCTGCGGCTGCTGGAGCGGGCCGCGAACGGACACGAGGCGCCGCGCGACGTCTCCGCGTGGGCCGCGGTGGTCGCCTCCAACCTCGCCATGGACTGGCACCGGGCCAAGCGGCGCCAGGAGCGGCTGGGGGAACGCCTGGCCTCCCTGCGCGAACCCGCGCACCCGTCCGGCGAGGAGACCAGCCTGCTCTCCCTCGCCGTCGCCCGGGGCCTGGACGAGCTGCCCGGCGCCCAGCGCCAGGTCGTCGTCCTGCGCTTCTTCGCCGACCTGCCGGTGCGCGCGATCGCCGAGGAGCTGGGCATACCCGAGGGCACGGTCAAGAGCAGGCTGCACACGGCGGTCCGCGCGCTGCGCGAGAGGCTGCACGAGGACGAGGTGGTGTGA